In Camelina sativa cultivar DH55 chromosome 17, Cs, whole genome shotgun sequence, the genomic stretch GTGAATAATTTCAAATGGTTTGTGAACTTGAGTGTGGGAAGTAAAAAACGGttgttttattgatttcccCAAAATGCAGGGTTCACAAGAAAGAGGAACTTGTCCTTTAGTACAAAGAGAAggatttgaattaaaaatagaagCAAGGGAAGAATTGTGAACATGGCCGAGTATCTTATGCCAGAGCTCGGGGGTTGAAGCCAGAAGAGCTGTTGGAGAAGAGTTCGGTGTCTTATTGAAAGAAGCAGGTAAAAAGTAGAGATCACCGGAGCTTTCACAGCGGAGCAGCGGTGTCCGAGTTGGAAGATCCTTCACAGTGAAACCAAAAGGGTCAAAATCAACAGAGCACCAATTATCTTTTGTAAACTGGCGAACATAGATGAGGTTTTTGACAATTTGGGGTGCTACAAGAACATTTTTGAGAAGAAgaggtttggtttaggtttgaATGGTGGAGTTACCAGAGGAAGTGATAGGAATGGACAAACCATTACCAACAACGACAGAATTAGCGGTACTATGATTAAGAGAGGAGTTGAGGATACCTGCAGTGGGTGTGAGATGTGCGGTGGCACCAGTGTCCATGAACCAATCGGATGCAGAAGGGTCATTGAGAGACTCTGTTACGTAGGACTGCATCGGCTGCTGAAATTCCACAAAGTTGGCTTGAGGTGGATGCGGGTGCAAAGGTGACGCAGACTGGGGAAAGCGACCTTGAGGCAGCTGAGTCCAGGGAGGGTACTGAGGCCAGTAGGGTGGAGGAGATGGCCAATAAGGTTGTGAACCCCATTGTGAGCCCCACGACGAACGATGAGAGCCGGTGTTGTTACCACGGCCACCTCTGCCACGGTTGTTAAACCGTTTGCccctgttgttgttgttgttaatgtgGTTGTTGAACCGCCCGCGATTGGAGACAGAGTGTTGAGGAGATGTGGTGACGGTGAGAGCCGTGGAGGAAGAGGAGTGGTCATTGTGAGCAGCAGACAAACGAGGCACCTTCTTGAGTCGATTCTACTCGAGTTCGAGCATGGACTTGGCAACGTCGAAGGACGGGAAGGGTTCTTTGTGTTTGATAACATTGAGAATGTTATCGAATTTGTCGTTCAAACCATTGAGAAGATACATCACCAAGGTGCGTTCATTGACAGCAGCATCGATGTTGGCTAGGAGATCAGCAACGGACTTGATCTTCTGGCAATAGTCACGAATGGACAGATCTCCGATCTCCATTGTGCGTAACTCATTGTCAAGCTGGATAGCACGGGCCTCCTTATTGTTGCGGAACTGATTCTCCACGCGAAGCCAAATGTCACGAGCAGATCCGCCAGTTTTGAAAGATGAGCGAAACAGAGGAGGAGCAAGAGTGCCATAGATCCAGAGTTTGACAAGGCCGTCGCGTTTGTACCATGCAGTGTCAGCAGCACCGGTGGGAAGAAGAGTACCATCGATGTGGCCAGAGACGTCAAACGTCATGCAGTGAGTTTGAAATAACTCTCTCCAGGCATCATAATTGTGGTCTTCAAGATCAAGAATGAGCGGAATGTGATGTTTGATGTTGGTCACACCAAAACATCTTTCGATGTTATTGTTGGCAGCAGCCAtttagagaagaaagaagaaagaaagacagaAACGGAGAAGAGAAATTGAAGAGAATTGGATCAGAtctttagctctgataccatgtaagtgaATATGTTACCCTTGCCTATTAACAATGATGTACAGCTCTACTTATAGCAGAGGAGATTACAGAGATTGAGGTGATTCCCTTAATCAGAGGGATTGCATACAATCGAATATTAACAAGATAAACTAAATATGGAATAGAGTATATCTCATTCCTAACACTCAACAGGAGCTGTGTGAATACTAAGCCCAATCACCACAATACTACTTCTTTCCTTTGTGTATCCTGAAAACCATGAAAATAATCGGAGTTCAGTAAAAACTGACACTTTTTAGCTTCAAAGAAGTATACAATTCAATCTCCtccagaaaaaatcaaaatcaagagtAATTAAAGAGATCAGCTAGCTGGTGATCAATATATCGTAAAGATATGATTGCTTTTACATCAAAGTATACACCTTTTGAGTAAACTATTCGAATTCAAGCGGCAAAATGTTGAATAGCTTATCAAATCCcatcaaaatttagaaatttgcaaccaaggaaaagaaaaaaactccaaatttgggatttgaagagagagataaTGTACCGTCAATAGCAGAAGACTTGAGCAGTTCAAGAGCAGAGACGAATCTTGGCCGGAACGGGAATCTGAAAAAGCTTGATGTCTCTTACAACCACCTCACCGGACTTATCCCCATGGATTTATGCAGAGGCGAGAAGCTAGAGATGTTGATACTCTCTAACAACT encodes the following:
- the LOC104759647 gene encoding uncharacterized protein LOC104759647 yields the protein MAAANNNIERCFGVTNIKHHIPLILDLEDHNYDAWRELFQTHCMTFDVSGHIDGTLLPTGAADTAWYKRDGLVKLWIYGTLAPPLFRSSFKTGGSARDIWLRVENQFRNNKEARAIQLDNELRTMEIGDLSIRDYCQKIKSVADLLANIDAAVNERTLVMYLLNGLNDKFDNILNNRLKKVPRLSAAHNDHSSSSTALTVTTSPQHSVSNRGRFNNHINNNNNRGKRFNNRGRGGRGNNTGSHRSSWGSQWGSQPYWPSPPPYWPQYPPWTQLPQGRFPQSASPLHPHPPQANFVEFQQPMQSYVTESLNDPSASDWFMDTGATAHLTPTAGILNSSLNHSTANSVVVGNGLSIPITSSGSSNSDTAAPL